A genomic segment from Lytechinus variegatus isolate NC3 chromosome 10, Lvar_3.0, whole genome shotgun sequence encodes:
- the LOC121423013 gene encoding uncharacterized protein LOC121423013: MEQPEPQDVYLYIYDLTKGLARQLSLALLNKHIDGIWHTGIVVFGREYFFGGGGIESCKPSGTILGQPTQVHKIGSTQVSYSLFLEYLGEMGMSAFGGDKYNLFNHNCNNFSNEVAQFLTGNPIPSYITDLPQEVLNTPIGQAMKPLIDALAYNPTGNRPDSEGPSIFDAQASGTGQSQATTQPASTSTSTKETTEKPSEASKPKETPAAPSNGSDEEDDLFLQKLRERRQSRSVARLCLFRDGDPAAFACSIKQHLPQSILTADEMLILDQMKDAFQAPSDSLLDDDWDKTLPPVKPDYFLVIGKLLGRTDLPPVVLVPLLQLLQLAFLREDVVGLLCTNEDRTIIDFVSRAESQPQKVQVEVMHLLCNLCSSRQGYAWLISEKEWKAPSSGTSTSNMKTIKAIVIALLLSGSDQLCEAAASLVYNFARHKLVDDNAVEFGSALLQVLSTGEFSEPTVYYGLSALYGLMGNVEVLCLANVMGFNTDKWVGLSDRINQVIYDMCLLLEEK, translated from the exons ATAAACACATTGATGGAATATGGCACACGGGTATTGTAGTGTTTGGCAGAGAGTATTTCTTTGGTGGTGGAGGGATAGAAAGCTGTAAGCCG AGTGGAACCATCTTAGGACAGCCAACACAAGTGCACAAGATAGGATCCACACAAGTCTCCTATTCACTTTTCTTAGAATATCTAGGGGAGATGGGAATGTCTGCATTTGg AGGAGATAAATACAACCTGTTTAATCACAACTGCAATAACTTCAGCAATGAGGTGGCCCAGTTCCTTACAGGCAACCCTATCCCATCATACATCACAGATTTACCACAGGAAGTACTGAACAC ACCCATAGGTCAAGCAATGAAGCCTCTCATAGATGCTCTAGCCTACAATCCTACAGGTAACCGACCTGATTCGGAGGGTCCATCCATCTTTGATGCCCAAGCCAGTGGGACTGGTCAATCTCAAGCAACCACACAGCCTGCCTCAACATCCACAAGCACCAAAG AAACAACAGAAAAGCCCTCAGAAGCCAGTAAACCCAAAGAAACCCCTGCAGCGCCCTCTAACGGCAGCGATGAAGAAGATGACCTTTTCCTGCAGAAGTTAAGGGAAAGAAGGCAATCGAGATCAGTCGCAAGGCTTTGTCTTTTCAGAGATGGTGAT CCAGCAGCCTTTGCCTGTAGCATCAAACAGCATCTTCCACAGAGCATCTTGACAGCAGACGAGATGCTGATCTTAGACCAGATGAAAGATGCCTTCCAAGCACCTAGCGACAGTCTCCTTGATGACGACTGGGACAAAACTCTACCTCCCGTCAAACCAGACTACTTTCTGGTCATAG GAAAGTTACTTGGTAGGACCGATCTACCCCCTGTGGTCCTAGTCCCACTGCTACAGCTCCTTCAACTGGCCTTTCTCAGGGAAGATGTGGTTGGTCTTCTCTGTACCAATGAGGACAGGACTATCATTGACTTTGTGAGCAGGGCCGAGAGCCAGCCCCAGAAGGTCCAGGTTGAAGTCATGCATTTG CTATGTAATCTGTGTTCTAGCAGACAGGGATATGCCTGGCTCATATCAGAGAAAGAATGGAAAGCCCCCTCTAGTGGTACGTCAACGTCTAACATGAAGACCATCAAGGCCATCGTCATAGCCCTGTTATTGAGTGGATCTGATCAACTATGTGAGGCAGCAGCGTCTCTCGTTTATAACTTTGCAAGGCACAAG CTTGTAGATGACAATGCTGTTGAGTTTGGAAGTGCTTTGCTTCAGGTGCTATCTACAGGGGAGTTTTCAGAACCAACGG TTTACTATGGTTTATCTGCCCTCTATGGTTTGATGGGAAATGTAGAAGTGCTGTGTCTTGCCAACGTGATGGGGTTCAACACGGACAAGTGGGTAGGGCTCTCTGATAGGATCAACCAGGTCATCTATGATAT